The following proteins come from a genomic window of Solea solea chromosome 3, fSolSol10.1, whole genome shotgun sequence:
- the LOC131456134 gene encoding G-protein coupled receptor 22-like, translating to MHTPPMLIFAAAMSNMTVIDTADPYDLDLTSSEDIYPISFQISLTGFLLLEIVLGLSSNLTVLVLYCMKQNLISSVSNIITMNLHVVDVLVCVCCIPLTTVVVLLPLGSDTAMICCFHEACVSFASVATASNVLAITVDRYDISVRPANRVLTMGRAVALLGSIWALSFFSFLVPFMEVGFFINSGSDLVNQTTVVTVAHTNEYYTELGLYYHLLAQIPIFFFTAVVMLVTYYKILQALNIRIGTRFQQNLPKKKHKSKNTISLSTATQAESTDASQSSTGVRAGGSAPLGMRASVSVIIALRRAVKRHRERRERQKRVFRMSLLIISTFLLCWTPITVLNTIILSTGPSDFMVRLRLGFLVMAYGTTIFHPLLYAFTRQKFQKVLKSKMKKRVVSVLEADPTPNNVVIHNSWIDPKRNKKVTFEDTEARQKCLSTHNVE from the exons ATGCACACACCTCCAATGCTGATCTTTGCAGCCGCCATGAGCAACATGACTGTGATTGACACTGCTGACCCCTACGACCTTGACTTGACTTCGTCTGAGGATATTTATCCCATCAGCTTCCAG ATTTCTCTGACAGGCTTCCTGCTTTTGGAGATAGTTTTGGGCCTGAGCTCCAACCTCACTGTGTTAGTCCTCTACTGCATGAAACAGAACCTCATCAGCTCTGTCTCAAACATTATCACCATGAACCTGCATGTGGTGGACGTGTTG GTATGTGTATGCTGCATTCCACTGACAACCGTGGTGGTGCTACTTCCTTTGGGGTCAGACACAGCCATGATATGCTGTTTTCACGAAGCCTGTGTCTCTTTTGCGAGTGTTGCTACTGCTTCCAATGTCCTGGCCATCACTGTGGACCGCTATGACATCTCAGTGCGGCCAGCTAACCGTGTGCTTACAATGGGCCGGGCTGTGGCTCTGCTTGGATCTATCTGGGCTTTATCTTTCTTCAGTTTCCTGGTCCCCTTCATGGAAGTAGGCTTCTTCATCAACTCTGGTTCAGACCTTGTGAACCAGACTACAGTAGTCACAGTGGCTCATACAAATGAGTACTACACAGAGCTGGGCTTGTACTATCACCTGCTTGCACAGATCCCCATAttctttttcacagcagtggTAATGCTGGTGACTTACTACAAGATCCTACAGGCACTTAACATTCGCATTGGAACACGCTTTCAGCAGAACCTTCCTAAGAAGAAGCATAAGAGTAAAAACACGATCTCTTTGAGTACTGCAACACAAGCAGAGTCGACTGATGcttcacagagcagcacaggAGTGAGGGCGGGTGGCAGTGCACCTCTGGGCATGCGGGCTTCTGTGTCCGTCATTATTGCTCTGAGACGTGCAGTAAAGCGTCATCGAGAACGGcgggagagacagaaaagagtCTTCAGAATGTCTCTCCTCATCATCTCCACCTTCCTGCTCTGCTGGACTCCAATAACTGTGCTCAACACCATCATCCTTAGCACCGGGCCCAGTGACTTTATGGTCCGCCTTCGGCTGGGCTTCCTGGTGATGGCCTACGGAACCACCATCTTTCACCCGCTCCTCTATGCCTTCACTCGGCAGAAGTTCCAAAAGGTTTTGAAGAGCAAGATGAAGAAAAGAGTGGTGTCTGTGCTTGAAGCTGACCCAACACCAAACAATGTGGTCATTCATAACTCGTGGATTGACCCcaagagaaataaaaaggtCACCTTTGAGGACACCGAGGccagacaaaaatgtctatCCACACATAATGTGGagtga